CACGCTAGACACCCTCCAGAACCTCGGACACCCGATCCAGCGATACCGCCGCCTCGCGCGGCTGGAAAAGAGTCAGAAGGAGATCCATCAACTTCGGTACCGGATCCGGGAGCGCCGGGAAGCGACCGTGACCACCATCGAGGCCGGCAAGGCCGGTGACGTATCGCCGCTCCTGAAGGACGTGGGGCTCTTCCTGAAGGAGCTGGAGGAGATCCGGTCCATCGCCGCGGAAACGCGGGAATTCACGAAGCGGTATTTCAACATCCTGAGAAAGAAGGAAGATCCGTCGGAGAGGGCGGAGGACACCCTCGACCGGGTGATGCGGGAAACGATCGCGTACGCCGATGCCCGCGTGACCGCGCTCCTTCCGGTCGCGCGGACCCTGGAAGATAGGGAGCGGGCTGTCGCCTGGGAACGAAGGAAACCGGAGTTGCTCGCCCTGCGTACTGTGGTCGCCCGCCAGCTGGCGGACGCCCTGATCGGCCATGCCCGCCGGCTCCGGATCGAGTCGGGAGAATCGGCCCGCGGGGAGTCCCTTGCCGCCCTCGGGCGCGCGGTCTCCCTCCTGACCGGCGACCGCCTCATGCCCGGGGATGCCGCCGACGTCGCCGTCGGGATCGGCCTCGTTCTATCCGAGGGAAGTGGCCGGTGGATTCCGTATCCGGGACCGGAAGCCGACGAGAAGGAGAAGGAGTTGATCAGGCGCATTCTCCCGCTTCTCCCGCAGGAGGGGGTTTCCGGGGCGAGACGCGAGGAGAGTCTCTACCTGCGCGCGGTCCTGCGGCTGGCCTTGAAGGATCCGGCCGCCCCCTCCGCCGCCAGGGAGTTGCAGGAAAAGTACCCCAACTCCTCGCTCTCCGCAGAGATCGGCATCCGCCGCGGGCACGAGGCGCTTCTCGCCGGCGAATCCGCGACGGCGATTTCACGGTACCGCGCGGCGGCGGATTCCGGAAATCCCGAGGCGTCCTCCGTCGCCAGGTACATGCTGGCCTGGATCCGGTTCCAGTCCGGGGATGCCGACGGCGCGATCAGGGAATTGTCTCAACCCCTTTCCGACCCCTCGTTCCCTTGCGGGACCTCGTCGCCCTTCGAGCGGGAGGTCGTTTCCCTCTCGGCTCGCGCGTGGAGGGAGTCGACCCTGGAACGGCTGGACGCGTATCCCCCCGTGAAAGCGGGAACGTGCGGCGGGAAGGTCCTTCTTACGGCCCTTTGGGAGGCCGAGGAGAAACGAGGCGAGGCTTCGCGGGCGGCGAAAGTTCGCGACGTCGCCTCCCGGCGGTTCCCGTCGGATGCGAACGCGGCGGTCCTCGAAATGGAGACGGTGGAGTCGCTCCTGCGGGCCGGACGGGACAGGGAGGCGCTCGACCGCGCACTCACCTTCCGCGGGAAGTACGGCCCGGATTCGGCCTGGGCACAATCGCAGCCGGCCCCGGTCGCGGAAAAAACCGCACGGGAGTTGGACGAAATGTTCAGGACCCTCGCCGGGAAAACGTTCGACGAGGGGATCCGCTCCGGGGATCGCTCGGCGCTTTCCTCGTCCGCCGCGTTGATGGGAGAATATTTTCAGTTGAAGGGGGAAACCCTGCCGGACGAGGACGGGGAACTTCGCCTGAAGTGGGCCATCGCTCTTCTCGGGTCCGGGGACAGGGAAGGCGGTGTCCTCCTTCTCGAGGAACTGGTGGGAGAACAGCGGTCGGACGCCACCGGGGAGCGGGCGGCCGTGCTCTATGCCGAGACGATGATCGCCGGGTACGAAAGGAAAGAGACATCGGCGGAAGACGCGGAAGACGCCGCCCTGCTTCTCCTTGAGGAACATCCCTCCGAAAAGTCGGCCTCCCTCGGGCTTCGGGCGTCGAGCGCGTTCCTGTCGGCCCGTGAGAACGATCGTGCGCGGCGCGTAGCGGCGGAAGTCGAGGGGAGCCGTGCCGTCACCCCGGCACAGGCCGCGCAGGCTCGCCTGATTCTGGCCGAGTCCGCGCTCTTCGAGGAGGATGTCGCAACGGCACGGAGTGAGTCTTCGAACGTCCTTTCGGATCCCTCGGCCGGGATCGACGCCGGCGTGCGGGCGAAGGACCTGTATCTTCTCTCCTCCCTGAAGGAGGTGGAAGAAAAGGAGGCCGCGGGAGACCTGTTGGGGGCGGCGGCCGTGCTCGAGGAGGTCTCCGTCCGTTTCCCCGGCGCACCGGAGGTCCCGTTGTACCTGCTCCGGGCGATGCGGTTGTATGCGAAGGGGGGGGATCCGGAAGGGGCCATCCGTTCCGGCCTCCGTTTCCGGAAGGATTTCCCCCGAAGGGGGGAAGCCGCGGAAGTGGCGGGCGTAGTCGGTCCCCTCTTCGAGGAGAAGAGGGAGTTCTCCGGGGCCGGCGAACTCTACGAGGCCGTGGCGGAGAGATTCCCGAAGGGCGAGGCCGCACCCCGATTCCTCTTCCACGCCGCGCGCCTCGCGGAAGAGCACGGTCCGCCCGGGGCCGCGGAAAAGCGTTTCAACGCCTATCGCGCGCGGTACGCGAACCCGCGCTGGAAGTGGACATACGCCACCTTGTACACGGGGCTGGTGGAGTGGCAGCGGGAGGAAACGAAGGCGTCGATCCGCCGGATGGAGGAAGGGCTGCGGAAAGCGGACGCGGGCGTGGAAGAGGAGACGCCCGAGGAGTTCGCGGAATTGGTGGGGAAGGTACGCATCGCGATCGGGGAGAACTGGGCCGAACAGTTCCGGAAGACACGCCTCCTGGTCCCCCTCGACAAGAGTCTCGCCATCAAGGACCGGTTCTTCCGGAGGGCCCTCGACGCCTTTGAAAGGGTGGAGAGCGAGGCCCCTCTCGAGGTGGCGCTCCAGGCCTCCCTGCTTTCCGGCGATCTCCTCGTGGAGTACGGGAAGGCGATCCTCGTCTCCCAGCGGCCGAAAGGTCTGAACGGGGACGACAGGGAAGGATACGAAAAGGCGTTGCGCGATCGGGCGAGGTCGTTCTACGAACGGTCCCTCGACCGGTACGCCGGCGCGCTGGACCGGCTCGAGGCCGAGGACGGGCCCGCGGACCTCGCTGATCCGATCCTGGTGCGCCTTACGGCCGCGCAGGAGCTCCTGGAAGAGACGATGACGGCGAAGGAAGGGAAGGGTCCATGAGGCGTGCGGCCGCATTCCTGGCGTTCTGCCTTCTCGCCGCTGTCCCCGGCTTTGCGGCGGAAAAGCCGGCCGCGGGCAGGGGGCCGGATTCCCTCCGGATGGAGGAACTGGAAGTGCGCGGCCTCCGGGAGAAGCCCGGGGTCCTCTATCTCCCCGTTCACCGGGGAATCACGATTCCATCCCCCGTCCGCTACGACCTGTTCCTGGAAGACATGGCGCGCCCCGTCTTCCCCCGGGAGGTCCTGCCGGAAGGAGGGCGGGCCGACGGAATCCCCAGAGAAGGAGCGTCCATTGACTGAAGAAACCCGAAAGATCCGCGTGTCCGTCGTGCCCAAGTCGCCGAAGACCGTCGAGGAGACCGGGCTCTCCCTCGGCTTCCTCGTGGAGCTCGCATGCAAGACCCTCTATTTCGGCGGCGTGATGTCCCTGTCGTCCCTTTCCGAACAGATGGCGCTTCCCGTCAGCGTGTCGAACGACGTGATGGATTTCCTGAAAAAGGAGCGGCTGGCCGAGGTGAAGAAGGGCGGGGACATCCGCGCTTCCTACACCCACGCCCTCACCGACCTCGGGCGGGAGAGGGCAAGGGAGTACCTCCAGCTCTCCGGGTACTTCGGCGCGGCCCCCGTCACGCTCGCGCAGTACACGGAGGTGGCGAGGAAACAGACGGTCCGGAAGATGTCGGTCACCCGCGAGTCGATGGACGGCGCCTTCGAGGGGGTCATCCTGACCCCCGGCCTGCTGGAACGCCTGGGCCCCGCGGTAAACTCCGGCCGCTCCATCTTTCTCTACGGCCCCTCCGGGAACGGCAAGACGTTCATCGCCGAGCGGCTGGCGAAGGTCCTGAGCGGGAATGTCTTCATCCCCCATGCCCTCTGCGTGGACAACCAGGTGATCCGCGTATTCGACCCGGTGAATCACACCCGCGTCGATCTCGGAGCGCCGATGGACCGGGCGCAGGCCGTCCTCACCGAACGGACGGAGTACGACCGCCGGTGGGTCCTGTGCGAACGCCCCGTGATCATCTCCGGCGGGGAGCTGACGCTGGCGATGCTCGACCTGAGCTTCGACGCGATCGCCAAGTTCTACGAGGCGCCCCTCCAGCTGAAGGCCAACGGGGGGGTCTTCCTCATCGACGACCTCGGGCGGCAGCTGGTCCGCCCCTTCGACCTGCTCAACCGGTGGATCGTCCCCCTGGAAAAGGCGCATGACTACCTGACGCTGCAGAACGGGAAGAAGTTCGAGATCCCCTTCGACCAGATCATCCTCTTCTCCACGAACATCGCGCCTCGGGAGTTGGCCGACGAGGCGTTCCTCCGACGGATCGGGTACAAGATCAAGATCGACTACCTTGGGGAGGAGGAGTACATCGGGATCTGCCGCCAGGTGTGCGAGCGCGTGGGGCTTACTTTCCGGCCGGAGGTCATCCGCTTTCTGCTGGACGAGGAGCATCCCAGGCGCGGAGTGCGGTTGAGCGCCTGCCATCCGAACGACGTCCTGAGCCGGGTCGTGGAGATCTGCCGGTACGAGGGGGTCCCCCCCCGGCTGGACAACGAATTGGTAGAGCGGGCGTGCCGGGACTACTTCACGGAGCTGTGACCGGATGATGAGCGGCTTTTCCGCGGTCGACGGGCTGGAACGGTGGCAGGCGCGGGCCATCCGGAGGATGGTGATCCTCTCCATCGCGGTCCACATTGTGGTGGTCGTGATGGGGTCCGTCCTTTCGCCGCTGTTTCCGACGATGAGGTTCTCCCCTCCGGTGTTTGTCGAATTGACCGATTCTCCCATCTCCGAGCTGCCGGAGGAACCGCCGGCGCCTCCCCCTCCGGTCGCATCGTCGGCCCGTCCCGAGTCTGTCCGCGCGTCTTCCGACAGAGCGGCCTCGGCCCGTCCCGCACCGAAGGAGCCCCCCGCCGCAAGGCGCTGGCTCGAGAAACTCGACGCCCGGATGGCGAACGTGCCCGAGGCGCCCGTCACCCGCCGGGAGGGGAAGGCGGGAGGGATCCCGGTGCGTCACTGGACGAATGAGGGTACCGCTAAACCGGGGGATTTTGCCCCCGCCGTCTCCTCCGAGAGGTCCGCGGCCTTCGGGAAGCACCTGGGAGAGCTGGAGGCCCGCGTGCGCGGATCCGGCAGGCCCGGCGTGGGGTTCGGGAAGGAGACCGAGGCGTCCATGATGTTCGGGGGGGCCGGGGACGCCGCCGGGGAGCCGATCCCCGCATGGATCCGCGAGATGATTCGTAGGCGGGTGCGCGACCGCCTGCCGGAACTGGAGGCGGTCTACGCCGACGCGATCCGGCGAAACCCCGATCTTCGCGGAAAGCTGCTCGTCCGGTTCCGCATCGACCCCTCGGGAAAGGTCCAGAGCGCCGAACCGGCCGACGGGTCCTTCCCCGACGCCGCGTTCGTGAACGCCGTCCTCGGCAAGGTCCGCCGCTGGACCTTCGAGCCGCCGGCGGGCCGCACCGTGGAAGTTCTCTACCCCTTCGTGTTCGTCGCCCCGTCATGAGCCAAACAGGCGGCTTACGGAAGATCCCCCAGTACATCCTTCCTTCTCTGCCGCAGATGGCATTCCTGGTCGTTTTCATTGCCAGTTTTACCGGTTCCGGCAGCTTTCTCCTTGGTGATGGAGACACCGGGTATCATATCCGGGCGGGGGAGATCATCCTGAAGGATCTGGCGGTGCCGCGTCACGACCCGTTCTCCTTCATCTCGCCACCATTACCCTGGACGGCCCACGAGTGGCTCTCCGAGGTGGTGATGGCGATCGTGCACAACGCGCTGGGTCTACCGGGGGTTGTTTTCCTGTTCGCTCTGCTGCTGGCGACGACATACTGGTTGCTGTTCCGATGGATCCGTTCCAGCGGACGGAATATTCTGATAGATTTCATGATCCTGGTCCTGGTGCTGTTATCCTCCAGGATCCACTGGCATGCCCGTCCTCATACTTTTTCCCTGCTCCTGATCGTCCTCATTTACCAGATCCTGATCCTTCATAAG
This is a stretch of genomic DNA from bacterium. It encodes these proteins:
- a CDS encoding ATP-binding protein, coding for MTEETRKIRVSVVPKSPKTVEETGLSLGFLVELACKTLYFGGVMSLSSLSEQMALPVSVSNDVMDFLKKERLAEVKKGGDIRASYTHALTDLGRERAREYLQLSGYFGAAPVTLAQYTEVARKQTVRKMSVTRESMDGAFEGVILTPGLLERLGPAVNSGRSIFLYGPSGNGKTFIAERLAKVLSGNVFIPHALCVDNQVIRVFDPVNHTRVDLGAPMDRAQAVLTERTEYDRRWVLCERPVIISGGELTLAMLDLSFDAIAKFYEAPLQLKANGGVFLIDDLGRQLVRPFDLLNRWIVPLEKAHDYLTLQNGKKFEIPFDQIILFSTNIAPRELADEAFLRRIGYKIKIDYLGEEEYIGICRQVCERVGLTFRPEVIRFLLDEEHPRRGVRLSACHPNDVLSRVVEICRYEGVPPRLDNELVERACRDYFTEL
- a CDS encoding TonB family protein; the protein is MSGFSAVDGLERWQARAIRRMVILSIAVHIVVVVMGSVLSPLFPTMRFSPPVFVELTDSPISELPEEPPAPPPPVASSARPESVRASSDRAASARPAPKEPPAARRWLEKLDARMANVPEAPVTRREGKAGGIPVRHWTNEGTAKPGDFAPAVSSERSAAFGKHLGELEARVRGSGRPGVGFGKETEASMMFGGAGDAAGEPIPAWIREMIRRRVRDRLPELEAVYADAIRRNPDLRGKLLVRFRIDPSGKVQSAEPADGSFPDAAFVNAVLGKVRRWTFEPPAGRTVEVLYPFVFVAPS